Proteins encoded within one genomic window of Dethiosulfovibrio russensis:
- a CDS encoding alpha/beta fold hydrolase codes for MKKYRFIVLPILALFVLAATPLWADISPVGERVGTCLGDNDVYKVHADGIDIGYCLIGSGKPLLMLTGLGCTMDDWPEEIVEKLSARYQLVLMDNRGMGFSSEDGTDFSYPLFARDVLALMDELGLSKTYVLGYSQSSVTTQQLLLSAPERFEKAIIHATSVDGSSVADSLSKKSEKMSESLSPVVKRQLEAAKTWKSPLDRLSNLSMPVMFLVGTDDTVVGADSSLKLVSVVPGSWLIRFKGGTHRLMYEAPKDFASVVTQFLELNEIVELPE; via the coding sequence ATGAAAAAGTATCGTTTTATTGTCTTGCCTATTCTGGCCCTTTTCGTGCTTGCGGCTACCCCTCTGTGGGCGGATATTTCCCCTGTGGGAGAGAGGGTCGGCACCTGTCTCGGAGACAACGACGTCTATAAAGTCCATGCCGACGGAATCGACATAGGTTACTGTCTGATCGGTTCGGGAAAGCCGCTTTTGATGTTGACCGGTTTGGGATGCACCATGGACGATTGGCCTGAAGAAATCGTCGAAAAACTCTCCGCCAGATATCAGTTGGTGCTTATGGACAACAGGGGCATGGGTTTTTCCTCCGAGGACGGTACGGATTTCTCCTATCCTTTGTTCGCTCGCGATGTCCTGGCCCTTATGGACGAGCTGGGGCTGTCCAAGACCTACGTTCTGGGATACTCCCAGTCCAGCGTCACTACTCAGCAGCTTCTCCTGAGCGCTCCGGAACGATTCGAGAAGGCCATAATACACGCCACCTCGGTGGACGGCTCCTCCGTGGCCGATTCTCTCTCGAAAAAATCCGAGAAGATGTCGGAAAGCCTGTCTCCGGTGGTGAAGAGGCAGCTGGAGGCTGCCAAGACGTGGAAGAGTCCTTTGGATAGGTTGTCGAATCTCTCCATGCCCGTGATGTTTCTGGTGGGAACCGACGATACGGTGGTGGGAGCCGATAGCTCGCTTAAACTGGTGTCGGTGGTGCCGGGATCGTGGCTCATAAGGTTCAAAGGAGGAACTCACAGACTTATGTACGAGGCTCCAAAGGATTTCGCCAGCGTCGTTACTCAGTTTCTCGAGCTGAATGAGATAGTGGAACTGCCTGAATAG
- a CDS encoding alpha/beta fold hydrolase, whose amino-acid sequence MSQSFRTARIDDVSLAYTVAGQGEPLLLIMGFGGTMDFWGFPFVSTLMKKFKVIAFDNRGVGESSIGTEPPSIDRFASDAAGLLDHLGIESAHVLGWSMGGYVAQELTLARPELVRDLVLYGTCCDHRNVMELRPGASGNLMNTSVSDVERTEIALNMLFPRPWLDSHPGFEKAFLSRPMTVYSRCAEGIAGQVKAIASWKGCCDRVPSISVSTMVVAGEMDGVIPASLSRELAKALPDGSFRSFSDGGHGLVYQYPKELAEMVTEFLP is encoded by the coding sequence ATGTCTCAGAGCTTTCGAACCGCCCGGATCGACGACGTATCGTTGGCCTATACCGTTGCGGGACAGGGAGAGCCTCTCCTTTTGATCATGGGCTTCGGCGGTACCATGGACTTTTGGGGATTCCCCTTCGTCTCGACCTTGATGAAAAAATTCAAGGTGATAGCCTTCGACAATAGGGGAGTGGGAGAAAGCTCCATAGGCACAGAGCCCCCTAGCATCGATAGGTTCGCATCCGACGCAGCGGGACTTTTGGACCATCTCGGGATCGAATCGGCCCACGTTCTCGGCTGGTCCATGGGAGGTTACGTTGCCCAGGAGTTGACACTGGCTCGGCCGGAGCTTGTCAGGGACTTGGTACTCTACGGTACCTGCTGCGATCATCGCAATGTTATGGAGCTCCGTCCCGGAGCTTCCGGCAACCTCATGAACACCTCGGTATCCGACGTTGAGAGGACCGAGATCGCCTTGAACATGCTTTTCCCTCGTCCATGGCTGGACTCCCATCCCGGTTTCGAGAAAGCCTTTCTATCCCGACCTATGACCGTCTACTCTCGTTGCGCCGAGGGCATAGCGGGACAGGTCAAGGCCATAGCGTCCTGGAAGGGATGCTGTGACAGAGTACCGTCAATATCCGTCTCAACCATGGTGGTGGCCGGAGAGATGGACGGAGTCATCCCGGCGTCTCTGTCCAGAGAGCTGGCGAAAGCCCTGCCCGACGGTTCCTTCCGCTCCTTCTCCGATGGAGGCCACGGTCTGGTCTACCAGTACCCGAAAGAACTGGCCGAGATGGTGACGGAGTTTCTGCCTTGA
- a CDS encoding lipoate--protein ligase, whose translation MTMHCIIHRDDDPFFNLAMEEVLFGRSSETGDGYIILWRNRPTVVVGRFQNAAGEVNSPFLREKGVAVVRRTTGGGAVYHDLGNLNYTFILPVGDRDSRGLDFALYTNPLLEYLDSIGVKAELTGRNDLTIEGKKFSGNAQHVSKNTMLHHGTIMFDSCLEDVAASLSVDPEKFKSKGVASVRSRVTNVAPHMPNPMPMEDFIEGLMSHFAAPFGETARSLDDDEVREISEMRDSKYATWDWVWGSSPPFSLSSERRFEKGKVQIYLDVKEGTIENVAIRGDFFSVADPSDMENALRGVRFDRKAVSEVLSSLPVKKYILGVSAEELTDLVVD comes from the coding sequence ATGACGATGCACTGCATAATACATAGAGACGACGATCCTTTCTTCAATCTCGCCATGGAAGAGGTTCTGTTCGGTCGATCCTCCGAGACGGGGGACGGCTACATAATCCTCTGGAGGAACAGGCCGACCGTTGTGGTGGGACGTTTCCAAAACGCCGCAGGGGAGGTCAACTCGCCCTTTCTCCGAGAGAAAGGAGTGGCGGTCGTCCGTCGCACCACCGGCGGAGGAGCGGTGTATCACGACCTGGGCAATCTGAATTACACCTTCATCCTGCCGGTCGGAGACAGGGATTCTCGGGGATTGGACTTCGCCCTTTACACCAATCCCCTTCTGGAATATCTGGACAGCATAGGGGTGAAGGCGGAGCTTACCGGGAGAAACGACCTCACCATAGAGGGCAAGAAATTCTCCGGTAACGCCCAGCACGTGAGCAAAAACACCATGCTCCATCACGGTACCATAATGTTCGACTCCTGTCTGGAGGACGTGGCCGCCTCCCTTTCGGTCGATCCGGAAAAGTTCAAATCCAAAGGAGTCGCCTCGGTCAGAAGCAGGGTGACCAACGTAGCCCCTCATATGCCGAACCCCATGCCGATGGAGGATTTCATAGAGGGCCTGATGTCCCACTTCGCCGCCCCCTTCGGAGAGACCGCCCGTTCCCTGGATGACGACGAGGTACGGGAGATCTCGGAGATGAGGGACTCCAAGTACGCCACCTGGGACTGGGTGTGGGGCAGCTCGCCCCCCTTCTCCCTGTCGTCGGAGCGCCGCTTCGAAAAGGGGAAGGTGCAGATCTATCTGGACGTAAAAGAAGGTACGATAGAGAATGTCGCCATAAGGGGAGACTTCTTCAGCGTGGCCGATCCTTCCGATATGGAAAACGCCCTCAGAGGCGTCCGGTTCGATCGTAAGGCCGTCTCGGAGGTTTTGTCGTCACTTCCTGTGAAAAAATACATCCTGGGAGTCTCGGCGGAAGAACTTACGGATCTGGTGGTAGACTGA
- a CDS encoding epoxyqueuosine reductase produces MNDLTAELKENTLGWGADLIGVADISGLKMPFPRAISVAVALDPEIVESLSDGPSLRYQDEYTSVNSRIDDILNRILRFFSDRGHRAEMETASSPDFDRRTLSASFPHKTAATLAGLGWIGKNALLITEDYGSAVRLGTIFTDAPIDADVPVLESRCGTCSACLQECPVNAPGDRIWRPGMDRGSLVEIEACMGQLSSFMDERGLKHAICGICIRCCPWTERYLRKDRP; encoded by the coding sequence ATGAACGATCTTACCGCTGAACTGAAGGAAAACACCCTTGGCTGGGGTGCCGATCTGATCGGCGTGGCAGATATCTCCGGGCTGAAAATGCCGTTTCCGCGGGCCATATCGGTGGCTGTTGCTCTGGATCCCGAGATAGTCGAGTCCCTATCCGACGGTCCGAGCCTGAGATACCAGGATGAATATACGTCGGTGAACAGCAGAATAGACGACATACTGAATCGAATACTCCGTTTTTTCTCCGACCGAGGACACAGAGCGGAGATGGAGACCGCGTCCTCTCCCGACTTCGACCGCCGGACCTTGAGCGCCTCCTTCCCCCACAAAACCGCCGCGACCCTGGCCGGACTGGGCTGGATAGGAAAGAACGCCCTTTTGATCACGGAGGACTACGGCTCGGCCGTTCGGCTCGGCACTATATTCACCGATGCCCCTATCGATGCCGACGTCCCGGTCTTAGAATCCCGCTGCGGAACGTGCAGCGCCTGTCTACAGGAATGTCCCGTCAACGCTCCTGGAGATAGAATCTGGCGTCCCGGAATGGACCGAGGTTCGCTGGTGGAGATAGAGGCCTGTATGGGGCAGCTGAGCTCCTTCATGGACGAGAGGGGCCTGAAACACGCCATCTGCGGAATATGCATAAGGTGCTGTCCCTGGACTGAGAGATACCTCCGAAAAGATAGGCCCTGA
- a CDS encoding TetR/AcrR family transcriptional regulator, which translates to MGRRTREEAAKTRKRLLDVSAELFSVRGVDGVTLVEIGREAGFTKGALYRHFGGKAGLLLELMDYAVDIVDRIEESTLSGEGPPLERLSTMAREEISIFEESENARRLLSIFLDRRSLVEDERVLLAIEGMRERTLGRMEKALTEARGGGDISRSVNLRAAAESLRFLIFGLMERSLYSSNPFSPSSMVGPMLDLYFRGLVD; encoded by the coding sequence ATGGGTCGTAGGACCAGGGAGGAGGCTGCCAAGACCAGAAAGAGACTTCTGGACGTCTCCGCCGAACTCTTTTCCGTCAGAGGAGTGGACGGGGTTACCTTGGTTGAGATAGGTCGGGAGGCCGGCTTTACCAAGGGAGCCCTCTACCGCCATTTCGGAGGCAAGGCGGGGTTGCTTTTGGAGCTGATGGACTACGCCGTCGACATAGTCGACCGTATAGAGGAGTCCACACTGAGTGGAGAGGGCCCCCCTCTGGAGAGGCTTTCCACCATGGCGAGAGAGGAAATCTCCATATTCGAGGAGAGCGAGAACGCCCGAAGGCTTCTATCCATCTTCCTGGATCGTCGAAGCCTGGTCGAGGACGAACGGGTATTGCTGGCGATAGAGGGAATGAGGGAGAGGACCTTGGGCAGAATGGAGAAGGCTTTGACGGAGGCTCGAGGGGGCGGGGACATCTCTAGATCGGTAAACCTTCGGGCGGCGGCGGAATCCCTCCGATTCCTGATCTTCGGTCTCATGGAGCGAAGTCTCTATTCCTCCAACCCCTTCTCTCCATCGTCTATGGTCGGCCCGATGCTGGACCTTTATTTTCGAGGGCTGGTCGATTAG